In Pedobacter sp. WC2423, the following are encoded in one genomic region:
- a CDS encoding SMI1/KNR4 family protein, with protein sequence MLEINKKEDIIIPFDKMGDNDWKIKTGQIIEAFADTWDEELKTPISAAEITALEKKLGTTLPDGLNLFYQTFGLANIGEELQDLDQMEWMKDIWADNPENGPDFTAEDSEILPYLVTFSNYIGNGNMFCFHSETKEIYLFDHDGSSYINKMFNTVDDYIKGCLIFAQAELYGEDTDQEDAEEWSEEVAEELFGIDIIKKWKYSSGWE encoded by the coding sequence ATGCTTGAAATCAACAAAAAAGAAGATATTATTATACCTTTCGATAAAATGGGAGATAATGACTGGAAAATCAAAACCGGCCAAATCATTGAAGCTTTTGCAGATACCTGGGATGAAGAACTCAAAACTCCGATTTCCGCAGCTGAAATTACAGCACTCGAAAAGAAACTTGGCACAACGCTTCCTGATGGGTTAAATCTTTTCTATCAAACATTCGGTCTCGCTAATATTGGTGAAGAACTTCAGGATCTCGATCAAATGGAATGGATGAAGGATATCTGGGCAGACAATCCTGAAAACGGGCCAGACTTTACAGCCGAAGACAGCGAAATATTGCCTTACCTGGTTACATTCAGTAACTATATTGGAAATGGAAATATGTTCTGTTTCCATAGTGAAACCAAAGAGATCTATCTTTTTGATCATGATGGCTCCTCTTATATCAATAAGATGTTCAATACAGTGGATGATTATATAAAAGGCTGTTTAATTTTCGCACAGGCTGAACTTTACGGCGAAGACACGGATCAGGAAGATGCAGAGGAATGGAGTGAAGAGGTTGCAGAGGAACTATTCGGCATTGATATTATCAAAAAATGGAAATATTCAAGCGGCTGGGAATAA
- a CDS encoding DUF4406 domain-containing protein, translated as MLILIAGPYRSGTNDDPELIAQNLSRLEAVALPLFRLGHIPMIGEWVALPLLHLAGSKKPGDEAYEEILYPVAHRLLSKCDAVLRLEGASKGADEDVRIAKERGLKVYYSLDDVPHADE; from the coding sequence ATGTTGATACTTATAGCAGGCCCTTACCGCAGCGGGACAAATGACGATCCTGAATTAATTGCACAGAATTTAAGCAGATTAGAAGCTGTAGCACTTCCTTTGTTCCGTTTAGGACATATTCCTATGATTGGCGAGTGGGTAGCACTGCCCCTGCTTCATCTTGCGGGTTCAAAAAAACCTGGTGATGAAGCTTATGAAGAGATTTTATATCCTGTAGCGCATCGGTTACTTTCAAAATGTGACGCAGTGTTACGTCTTGAAGGTGCTTCTAAAGGAGCTGATGAAGATGTGAGGATTGCGAAAGAAAGAGGATTAAAAGTGTATTATAGTTTGGATGATGTACCTCATGCTGATGAATAA
- a CDS encoding Crp/Fnr family transcriptional regulator: MIYNLILENITRHISLDQEEINCFIACLKQRKISKKEFILKAEQACKYINFVHSGILRAYYLDKEGKQSTIMFAVTDWWITDMFCFINNQPAMLTIEAVEDSIIFQLSKDDLDSLYIKTPKFERFFRIIFQNAYIREQLRTIQNLSLTAEERYNSFINKYPQVVKQVTQKQIASYLGITPEFLSTIRGNKHKN; this comes from the coding sequence ATGATCTATAACCTTATTTTAGAAAATATAACCAGGCACATTTCGCTTGATCAGGAGGAAATTAACTGTTTCATCGCCTGCCTGAAGCAAAGAAAAATTTCTAAAAAAGAATTTATTCTGAAAGCAGAACAAGCCTGTAAATACATCAATTTTGTTCACTCTGGTATATTAAGGGCATATTACCTGGATAAAGAAGGCAAGCAGTCTACTATTATGTTCGCAGTTACGGACTGGTGGATAACAGATATGTTTTGTTTTATCAATAATCAACCAGCGATGCTGACTATTGAGGCCGTAGAGGATAGTATCATTTTTCAACTGTCAAAAGATGATTTGGATAGTTTATATATCAAAACACCAAAGTTTGAAAGGTTCTTCAGAATTATTTTTCAGAATGCCTATATCAGAGAACAACTCAGAACGATACAAAACTTATCACTTACGGCCGAAGAGCGGTACAATAGCTTTATCAATAAATATCCCCAGGTGGTTAAGCAGGTTACTCAAAAACAGATCGCTTCTTATTTAGGTATTACGCCGGAGTTTTTAAGTACGATCCGAGGTAATAAGCATAAAAATTAA
- a CDS encoding ATP-dependent Clp protease ATP-binding subunit: protein MEAKFSPQVKDVISFSREEALRLGHDYIGAEHLLLGLIREGDGMAIKILKSLGVDTSKLRRSIEEAVRGTSSVTVNLGNIPLTKQAEKVLKITYLEAKIFKSDLIGTEHLLLSILRDDDNIASQILLQYSINYEIFKQEVEVNKNGFRDETQGSASTGGDDDYREEESFSSPKKVSDIKSKTPVLDNFGRDLTKAAEEGRLDPIVGREKEIERVSQILSRRKKNNPILIGEPGVGKSAIAEGLALRIVQRKVSRVLFNKRVVTLDLASLVAGTKYRGQFEERMKAVMNELEKSTDVILFIDEIHTIVGAGGASGSLDASNMFKPALARGEIQCIGATTLDEYRQYIEKDGALDRRFQKVMIEPASPDETIEILNRIKEKYEEHHGVTYTNEAINACVALTTRYITDRFLPDKAIDALDEAGSRVHLTNIHVPENIIDIENKIENIKVEKNKVVKSQKYEEAAKLRDTEKNLLEELDRAKTEWEAETKTKRYTVTEDNVAEVVSMMTGIPLQRVGQTDSVKLLNMYDTIATKIIGQDDAIKKLSKAIQRTRAGLKDPKKPIGSFIFLGPTGVGKTELAKELARFMFDSDDSLIQIDMSEYMEKFAVSRLVGAPPGYVGYEEGGQLTEKVRRKPYAVILLDEIEKAHPDVFNILLQVLDEGQLTDSLGRKVDFRNTIIIMTSNIGARQLKDFGQGIGFSTNAKTNQVDAHSRGVIENALKRAFAPEFLNRVDDVVVFNTLGKDEIFKIIDIELKSLFGRVHSLGYEVKLTDVAKEFIADKGFDINFGARPLKRAIQKYLEDPIAEEILKGEINDGDTLEIDYNKETDVIVVENKSPGKKKKKEEGSIE from the coding sequence ATGGAAGCTAAATTTTCACCACAAGTAAAAGACGTGATTTCGTTTAGCAGGGAAGAAGCCCTGAGATTAGGTCATGATTATATAGGCGCTGAGCATCTTTTGTTAGGTTTGATTCGCGAAGGCGATGGAATGGCTATCAAAATATTGAAGTCGCTGGGGGTTGATACGTCTAAGTTACGCCGCTCAATTGAGGAGGCAGTTAGAGGCACATCCAGCGTAACGGTTAATCTGGGAAATATCCCATTGACCAAACAGGCCGAAAAAGTATTAAAAATCACTTATCTGGAAGCCAAAATCTTCAAGAGTGATTTAATAGGAACAGAGCACTTGCTGTTGTCCATCCTTCGTGATGACGATAATATCGCTTCTCAGATATTATTGCAGTACAGCATCAATTACGAAATCTTCAAACAGGAAGTAGAAGTTAATAAAAATGGTTTCAGAGATGAAACTCAGGGTAGTGCTTCTACTGGTGGTGATGATGATTACCGTGAAGAGGAAAGCTTTAGCAGTCCTAAAAAAGTATCTGATATTAAATCCAAAACTCCTGTTCTGGATAATTTTGGAAGAGACTTAACAAAAGCTGCTGAAGAAGGTCGCCTGGATCCTATTGTAGGACGTGAAAAAGAGATTGAGCGTGTTTCTCAAATCCTTTCCCGTCGTAAAAAGAATAATCCTATTTTGATTGGTGAGCCAGGTGTAGGTAAATCAGCAATTGCTGAAGGACTTGCTTTGCGCATCGTTCAGCGTAAGGTTTCAAGAGTGCTGTTCAATAAACGTGTGGTTACATTAGATCTTGCTTCTTTGGTTGCAGGGACTAAATACCGCGGACAGTTTGAGGAACGCATGAAAGCTGTAATGAATGAACTGGAAAAATCAACTGATGTAATCTTATTCATTGATGAAATCCATACTATTGTTGGTGCTGGCGGAGCTTCTGGTTCCCTGGATGCTTCCAATATGTTCAAACCTGCTTTAGCGAGAGGCGAAATCCAATGTATTGGTGCGACTACACTTGATGAGTACCGTCAGTATATTGAGAAAGATGGAGCTTTAGACCGTCGTTTCCAAAAGGTTATGATTGAGCCTGCTTCTCCTGATGAAACTATTGAGATCTTAAACCGTATCAAAGAAAAATATGAGGAACATCACGGTGTGACTTACACAAATGAGGCAATAAATGCCTGTGTTGCTTTGACTACAAGATATATCACTGACAGGTTCCTTCCGGATAAAGCTATTGATGCGCTGGATGAGGCTGGTTCAAGGGTGCATTTAACTAATATTCATGTTCCTGAAAACATCATTGATATTGAGAATAAGATTGAAAATATCAAGGTTGAGAAAAATAAAGTTGTAAAGAGTCAGAAATATGAGGAAGCTGCAAAATTAAGAGATACTGAGAAGAATCTTCTGGAGGAGCTTGATCGTGCAAAAACGGAGTGGGAAGCTGAAACTAAAACTAAACGTTACACCGTAACTGAGGATAATGTTGCAGAGGTTGTTTCCATGATGACTGGTATTCCTTTACAACGTGTTGGTCAGACTGACAGCGTGAAATTGCTGAACATGTATGATACGATAGCTACTAAAATTATTGGTCAGGATGATGCGATCAAGAAATTAAGTAAAGCTATTCAACGTACCAGAGCTGGATTGAAAGATCCTAAGAAACCTATTGGTTCATTTATTTTCTTAGGCCCTACGGGTGTTGGTAAAACTGAATTAGCTAAGGAGTTAGCAAGATTCATGTTCGATAGTGATGATTCACTGATTCAGATTGACATGAGTGAGTATATGGAGAAATTCGCTGTTTCACGTTTAGTGGGAGCGCCTCCGGGATATGTTGGTTATGAAGAAGGTGGTCAGTTAACTGAGAAAGTACGCCGTAAGCCTTATGCCGTTATCTTATTGGATGAGATTGAAAAAGCTCACCCTGATGTATTTAATATCCTGTTACAGGTGTTGGATGAAGGTCAGCTGACTGATAGTTTAGGTCGTAAGGTCGATTTTAGAAACACGATTATCATCATGACTTCTAATATTGGTGCTCGTCAGCTTAAAGATTTTGGTCAGGGTATTGGTTTCTCTACGAATGCAAAAACCAACCAGGTTGATGCACATTCAAGAGGGGTAATTGAAAATGCGCTGAAACGTGCTTTCGCTCCTGAGTTCCTGAATCGTGTGGATGATGTGGTTGTATTCAATACTTTAGGTAAGGATGAGATCTTCAAAATTATTGATATCGAATTGAAGTCGTTGTTCGGCAGGGTTCATAGTTTAGGTTATGAGGTTAAATTGACTGATGTCGCAAAAGAGTTTATTGCTGATAAAGGTTTCGATATTAACTTTGGTGCCCGCCCGCTGAAACGTGCGATACAGAAATATCTGGAAGATCCTATTGCGGAAGAAATCCTGAAAGGGGAAATCAACGATGGGGATACGCTTGAGATAGATTACAATAAGGAAACTGATGTAATTGTAGTGGAAAATAAGAGCCCGGGTAAGAAGAAGAAAAAAGAAGAAGGAAGTATTGAGTAA
- a CDS encoding PA0069 family radical SAM protein — protein MISSEKPEEQYLKGRGAQFNPHNHFLAHSYVKEHSEGIDDWENENHKTTFIIGKSKTIVNKVASPDVGMAYSLNPYQGCEHGCTYCYARNAHEYWGFSAGLDFERKIIVKKDAPQLFKKFLERKGWNAETISLSGNTDCYQPAEREYKLTRQLLEIALAYKQPIGMITKNALILRDIDILQEMAKLNLCLVYVSINSLDEKLRLKMEPRTTTVRQRLKVVEELSKAGIPTGVMVAPLVPGLSDHEVPGILKTIASFGAESAGYTIVRLNGAVGPIFEDWLRQNFPDRFDKVWHMIQSCHGGTVNDSRFGERMRGEGNIAKMIHDTFKLHCRINHLNLKKTHLDSSIFSIPKPQLSLF, from the coding sequence ATGATTTCATCGGAAAAGCCAGAAGAGCAATATTTGAAAGGGAGAGGCGCGCAATTTAACCCTCATAATCATTTCTTAGCCCACTCCTATGTCAAAGAACACAGCGAAGGAATAGACGATTGGGAAAATGAAAATCACAAGACCACTTTCATCATAGGGAAGTCGAAGACTATTGTCAATAAAGTGGCCAGTCCAGACGTTGGCATGGCTTATTCACTTAACCCATACCAAGGCTGTGAACACGGCTGCACCTACTGCTATGCCAGAAACGCACACGAATACTGGGGTTTCAGTGCCGGCCTGGACTTCGAAAGAAAGATTATTGTTAAAAAAGACGCACCACAACTTTTCAAAAAGTTTCTGGAACGCAAAGGCTGGAATGCAGAAACGATTTCCTTATCCGGAAATACCGATTGTTATCAACCCGCCGAACGTGAATATAAACTAACCCGGCAGCTCCTTGAAATTGCCCTTGCCTATAAACAACCTATAGGGATGATCACCAAAAATGCCTTAATATTACGCGATATTGATATCCTTCAGGAGATGGCCAAACTCAATCTCTGTCTCGTTTACGTCTCCATCAATAGTCTGGACGAAAAACTTAGGCTTAAGATGGAACCCAGAACCACAACCGTCAGACAAAGACTAAAAGTAGTAGAAGAGCTCAGTAAAGCCGGAATTCCGACCGGAGTCATGGTTGCACCACTTGTTCCCGGCCTCAGTGATCATGAAGTTCCCGGCATACTGAAAACCATTGCATCCTTCGGCGCAGAAAGTGCCGGCTATACCATTGTCAGGCTAAACGGAGCAGTAGGCCCAATCTTCGAAGACTGGTTACGTCAAAACTTTCCCGACCGCTTTGACAAAGTATGGCACATGATCCAATCCTGTCACGGAGGAACAGTGAATGACAGCCGGTTTGGAGAAAGAATGAGAGGTGAAGGTAATATTGCGAAAATGATTCACGACACCTTCAAACTACATTGCAGAATTAATCACCTGAACCTTAAAAAAACACACCTTGACTCCAGCATATTCAGTATTCCAAAACCACAATTAAGCTTATTCTAA
- a CDS encoding carboxypeptidase-like regulatory domain-containing protein, with protein sequence MIKYLFGTVLLLLFCLNTHAQKLYTISGQVKDKKGETLPGAGIYLSGYTTATVTNNDGQFTLSKIKPGSYEVVVQMMGYLPYSKSVIISDQAVNITITLAENTVQLNEVVIRADPDREKNLKVFEDFFIGRTPNSAKCKILNPQVLYIKYDGDARVLSVTTNEFLVVENKALGYRLKYMLNLFEYNYNTRIVYFSGLPVFEDLKGSGKKRRTWLNNREIAYAGSPQHFFQSLYQHKVEENGFIIYKRIKTKNPNRPSDAYIYTTKARLQKRMHGASTIGSVFSDSLLMMQRLYDLPKEFTTVDMSGVSTDTLVKSIYPNMKTINYKDELYVMYTKEEESNAYSNTGHYIMRPLTIPNYQISVVSMLKGPVSFYPNGAIHDSKAILFEGFWAYEKIGDMVPMDYVPLNKR encoded by the coding sequence ATGATTAAATATCTCTTTGGAACAGTCTTGCTTTTATTATTCTGCCTGAATACGCATGCACAAAAGTTGTATACAATTAGTGGACAAGTCAAGGACAAAAAGGGAGAAACTTTGCCAGGAGCCGGTATTTATCTCAGTGGATATACCACTGCAACAGTAACTAACAACGACGGGCAGTTTACCTTATCTAAGATAAAACCCGGATCTTACGAGGTAGTTGTACAAATGATGGGCTACCTGCCTTACAGCAAAAGTGTCATTATTTCAGATCAGGCAGTTAACATTACAATTACCCTGGCAGAGAATACTGTACAACTGAATGAAGTAGTGATCCGGGCAGATCCTGACCGGGAAAAAAACCTTAAAGTATTCGAAGATTTCTTTATAGGCCGCACGCCTAATTCTGCGAAGTGTAAGATCCTGAATCCACAGGTACTCTATATCAAATATGACGGCGATGCGCGTGTACTTAGCGTAACTACAAATGAGTTTCTGGTGGTTGAGAATAAAGCATTAGGCTACAGGCTGAAATATATGCTTAATCTTTTTGAGTATAATTATAATACGAGGATTGTTTACTTCTCAGGTCTGCCCGTATTTGAAGATCTGAAAGGTTCAGGTAAAAAAAGAAGAACCTGGCTCAATAACCGGGAGATTGCCTATGCAGGATCACCCCAGCACTTCTTTCAGTCTCTTTATCAGCATAAGGTAGAAGAAAATGGCTTTATTATTTACAAAAGAATTAAAACAAAGAATCCCAACCGGCCATCAGACGCCTATATTTATACCACAAAAGCACGATTACAGAAAAGAATGCACGGAGCCAGTACTATAGGTTCGGTATTCAGCGACTCATTATTGATGATGCAGCGTCTATACGATCTCCCTAAAGAATTTACTACCGTTGATATGTCGGGCGTATCAACTGATACTTTAGTCAAAAGCATTTATCCTAACATGAAAACTATCAATTACAAGGATGAACTTTATGTCATGTATACCAAAGAAGAAGAAAGCAATGCCTATTCCAACACCGGACACTATATAATGCGGCCCTTAACTATTCCTAATTATCAGATTTCGGTAGTCAGTATGTTAAAGGGTCCGGTCAGTTTCTATCCAAATGGTGCAATACATGATTCAAAAGCCATACTCTTTGAAGGCTTCTGGGCTTACGAGAAGATAGGCGATATGGTTCCTATGGATTACGTCCCATTAAATAAAAGATAA
- a CDS encoding enoyl-ACP reductase, translated as MYNLLKGKRGIITGALDENSIAWKVAEKAHEEGATFVLTNAPIAMRMGEINKLAEKTGSQIVPADATSVEDLTNLYMKSQEILGGKIDFVLHSIGMSVNIRKKIPYTELNYDYFQKGIDVSALSFHKMLAVAKKLDAISEGGSVVALTYMAAQRTYPFYTDMADIKAMLESIARSFGYHYGVEKKVRINTVSQSPTKTSAGTGIKGFGDFFDYADKIAPLGNADAASCADYCVTLFSDLTRMVTMQNLFHDGGYSSTGVSDGVLHGLGVDTEA; from the coding sequence GGTGCCTTAGATGAAAATTCCATAGCCTGGAAAGTTGCAGAGAAAGCACATGAAGAAGGAGCAACATTCGTTTTAACCAACGCTCCTATTGCCATGCGTATGGGTGAGATTAACAAGCTTGCAGAAAAAACAGGCTCACAAATTGTTCCGGCAGATGCAACCAGCGTGGAAGACCTGACTAATTTATATATGAAGTCTCAGGAAATACTGGGCGGTAAAATAGACTTTGTTCTTCATTCTATTGGAATGAGTGTCAATATCCGTAAAAAGATTCCTTACACAGAATTGAACTATGATTACTTCCAAAAGGGGATAGACGTATCAGCTTTATCATTTCATAAGATGCTGGCGGTAGCAAAAAAACTGGATGCGATTAGCGAAGGCGGTAGTGTTGTTGCATTAACTTATATGGCTGCTCAAAGGACTTATCCATTTTATACCGATATGGCAGATATTAAAGCGATGCTGGAATCTATTGCAAGAAGTTTCGGTTATCATTATGGCGTAGAAAAGAAAGTACGTATCAATACCGTATCTCAGTCTCCAACAAAAACAAGTGCGGGAACAGGGATAAAAGGGTTTGGTGATTTCTTTGATTATGCGGATAAAATTGCACCATTGGGAAATGCAGATGCAGCATCATGTGCCGACTACTGTGTTACTTTATTCTCAGATCTGACACGCATGGTTACGATGCAAAACCTTTTCCATGACGGAGGGTATTCTTCTACTGGTGTTAGTGATGGAGTACTGCACGGATTAGGTGTAGATACGGAAGCTTAA